The Burkholderia ambifaria AMMD genome contains the following window.
CCGCCTGGGCGATCACGTCGACCTCGTTGCGCGCCGGCACGACCGCGACGACGGCCGGCCAGCCAGCCTCGGCCGCCGCGCCGCGCGCCTGCGGCGGCAGCGCCCGCGCGGGCCGCGCGCGCCAGAAACCGCCGCGCGCGACGAGCAGCACGATCCAGATCAGCAGCGACAGGCCGGACACCAGGAAAGTAATCGCCAGCATCATCGGCAAGCCTCCTGCCGGACACCGGCGCGAGCAACGCAGCCGCCCGCGGCGCACGAGCGGTCGAGCATATTTAGGGTCGAAGTAAAAGCGCCCATGACCGCACAGGCGGCAGGGCAATACGCGTAAGAATCGACGGTCATCGAATGGCCTTGAAATGAGCGCGACGCCGGGCAGCCGAACCGGCTGCCCGCGAAAGCGCGCAGTTTACCGGGTTCCGCGCGCGCCAGCGCCGACGCGGCTCTGCTGTGGATGCAACACGCTAGATACAGCACCAGAGCACGGACGGCCCGATAGGGTTAAAATGCGCGATTAATTCGGGGTTCCGGGGCCTGGCCTGGCCGGTTCGTTCCTGCCTTCATAACATCAAGCCGGGGCGAGCGAGCCGTGCCAGCTCCTCGAACCCCGGCGTCTGTCGTCGGAGTTCGCTCATATATGCGAGTCATCCTTGCCCAGCCCCGCGGCTTCTGTGCGGGGGTTGTCCGCGCCATCGAAATCGTCGATCGCGCGCTGCAACAGCACGGCGCGCCGGTCTATGTGCGTCATGAGATCGTGCATAACCGGCATGTCGTCGAAAATCTGCGTAATAAAGGGGCACGATTCGTTGAGGAACTCGACGAGGTGCCGCACGGCGCCGTGGCGATCTTCAGCGCGCACGGTGTCGCCCAGACGGTCGAACGCGACGCCGAAACGCGCGGGCTCGACGTGCTGGACGCCACGTGCCCGCTCGTCACGAAGGTGCACGTGCAGGGCCGCCAGTACGTCGCGGCGGGCCGCCGGCTGATCCTGATCGGCCACGCGGGCCATCCGGAAGTCGAAGGCACGATCGGCCAGATTCCGGCCGAGGTGATCCTCGTGCAGAGCGAGGCAGAAGTCGATACGCTGACGCTGCCGGTCGATACGCCGGTCGCGTACGTGACGCAGACCACCCTGTCGGTCGACGACACGCGCGGCATCATCGAAGCGCTGCAGCGCCGGTTCACCGACATCGTCGGCCCGGACACGCGCGACATCTGCTACGCGACGCAGAACCGCCAAGCCGCCGTGCGCGAGTTGAGCGGCCAGGTCGACGTGCTGCTGGTCGTCGGTGCGACGAACAGCTCGAACTCGAACCGCCTGCGCGAGATCGGCACCGAAAGCGGCGTGCCGAGCTATCTCGTCGCCGACGGCTCGGAAGTGAAGCCCGAATGGTTCGCGGGCGTGCAGACGGTCGGCCTGACCGCCGGCGCGTCGGCACCCGAGGAAATGGTTGAGGATGTAATCGGCGCGCTGCGCGCGCTGGGGCCCGTCGATGTCACGACGATGGCGGGCCGTGAAGAAAAAGTCGAATTCAAGTTGCCGGCGAAGCTTACGCAAGCTGTCGCCCGCGAAGTTTAAGGAGGACATCTCTTGTCTATTCCGCTGCTCCAGCAAGTCCGCGTCGGCGCATACATCATGCGCCAACACCTGTCCGGCAACAAACGCTATCCGCTCGCGCTGATGCTCGAGCCGCTGTTC
Protein-coding sequences here:
- the ispH gene encoding 4-hydroxy-3-methylbut-2-enyl diphosphate reductase, translating into MRVILAQPRGFCAGVVRAIEIVDRALQQHGAPVYVRHEIVHNRHVVENLRNKGARFVEELDEVPHGAVAIFSAHGVAQTVERDAETRGLDVLDATCPLVTKVHVQGRQYVAAGRRLILIGHAGHPEVEGTIGQIPAEVILVQSEAEVDTLTLPVDTPVAYVTQTTLSVDDTRGIIEALQRRFTDIVGPDTRDICYATQNRQAAVRELSGQVDVLLVVGATNSSNSNRLREIGTESGVPSYLVADGSEVKPEWFAGVQTVGLTAGASAPEEMVEDVIGALRALGPVDVTTMAGREEKVEFKLPAKLTQAVAREV